A window of Streptomyces marispadix contains these coding sequences:
- a CDS encoding ArsR/SmtB family transcription factor has product MAGALRIHFTDRDFRHVQLARSADPMWEAILGLHVLTTSPAGLPARLRPWRRRARERLRGGSGSELRSACRLLSDLAPADAAYFPDFLTPTESEEGLAAALSTLRATPGARLARELREAARYRPLPSWTRRLAAGDRTLLGSVADAVHEFHTRLIVPDWSEVEATIAADRAWRLEALEAGIEGVLTRLTPFVWREPVLTAPYPVDQDLHLKGRGLRLVLSFFCHTRPIAIADPNLPPVVVCPVRRQPEEPGIAARPSAALAALLGTGRARVLAALTATFTTGSVAARLNMPASTVSGHLKVLRDAGLVRSERAGTHVVHRLTAVSRQLLGR; this is encoded by the coding sequence ATGGCCGGAGCCCTGCGCATCCACTTCACCGACCGGGACTTCCGGCACGTCCAGCTCGCCAGGTCCGCCGACCCGATGTGGGAGGCGATCCTGGGACTGCACGTGCTCACCACGTCCCCTGCCGGTCTCCCCGCGCGGCTGCGGCCATGGCGGCGGCGCGCACGAGAGCGGCTGCGCGGCGGGTCCGGCAGCGAACTGCGTTCGGCCTGCCGCCTGTTGAGCGACCTGGCACCGGCGGACGCCGCGTACTTCCCGGACTTCCTGACCCCCACGGAATCGGAGGAGGGGCTGGCGGCGGCACTGTCCACGCTGCGTGCCACGCCCGGAGCCCGCCTCGCCCGCGAACTTCGCGAAGCCGCCCGCTACCGTCCGCTGCCTTCGTGGACCCGGCGGCTCGCGGCCGGCGACCGTACGCTGCTCGGCAGCGTCGCCGACGCCGTGCACGAGTTCCACACCCGGCTGATCGTGCCGGACTGGAGCGAGGTCGAGGCGACCATAGCCGCGGACCGGGCCTGGCGGCTGGAGGCGCTGGAGGCGGGTATAGAAGGGGTGCTCACCAGGCTGACGCCCTTCGTGTGGCGCGAGCCCGTGCTCACCGCGCCCTACCCGGTGGATCAGGACCTGCATCTCAAGGGCCGCGGCCTGAGGCTGGTCCTGTCCTTCTTCTGCCACACCAGGCCGATCGCGATCGCCGATCCCAACCTGCCGCCGGTGGTGGTCTGTCCCGTCCGCCGCCAGCCCGAGGAGCCCGGCATCGCCGCCCGTCCCTCGGCCGCGCTCGCCGCCCTGCTCGGCACCGGCCGAGCCCGTGTGCTCGCCGCCCTGACCGCCACCTTCACCACAGGCTCGGTCGCCGCCCGTCTGAACATGCCGGCCTCCACCGTCAGCGGCCATCTGAAGGTGCTGCGCGACGCAGGTCTCGTACGCAGCGAGCGCGCGGGTACGCATGTGGTGCACCGGCTGACCGCGGTGAGCCGGCAGCTACTCGGACGCTGA
- a CDS encoding FmdB family zinc ribbon protein, whose translation MPRYEYRCRECDTQFELSRPMGESGAPADCPRGHADTVKLLSTVAVGGSSAATSPAAGAAPAGGGGGCCGGGCCG comes from the coding sequence ATGCCGCGATACGAGTACCGCTGCCGTGAGTGCGACACGCAGTTCGAACTGTCCCGCCCCATGGGGGAGTCCGGGGCGCCTGCCGACTGCCCGCGCGGACACGCGGACACCGTGAAGCTGCTGTCGACGGTGGCCGTCGGCGGTTCCTCCGCCGCGACCTCGCCTGCGGCGGGCGCCGCGCCCGCGGGCGGTGGAGGCGGCTGCTGCGGTGGCGGCTGCTGCGGCTGA
- a CDS encoding SAM-dependent methyltransferase — translation MLTLGHLTEGAPPLLRWASLGDAPDDPGRVVERITHCGPDGPPVGERTERVLIVTSADGDLEWVRLRAEDAAGVVLCGVPGAPGAADSSPPPGGTPRSGSGPATGAGGTGGAPPPGGTGAAPTGAAPSGPLVLGETGEIPDCGLVPVLTPLIPGGPVRVAEALMGAQIAELKSEVRQVETYANVAAHAMAEGGGPQGVLEWVSREAGARVEVVEGHREQDWPPEVARQTPLLRELVRGREHGPVRASAHGRYVEVWPVGVGPPHRLLIASRDEPWGGRGRFGLEQVAVMVAGLLREEEVTERERRLHAAVQAARTSAFQYLMVGDVTSAGRAVEPLAPGLMAAGVVQVAVVEQAPGEDREEVAAEVEETLQWARALMVLCPVDDSQIIVIWDGAQAPVQTVLEPVAEADPDRAVGVSGRGPLEHAARLYGAAADSVEAARRTPGGVAVHDGRPPLAELLDASARAWARALLSPLERNLAAVERRRLLEVCSAGIAMGAQGAGQLLGLHRDTVTSRLDELTARVGLDRALLGDRAKLDLAMRLADLPPPVPGTAPVGGVRQVLDREAASMWGNGVLSGLSPRLLSALTTWVHHELDMEETAEELGISDTTLAGWLREAGTLTHLPLRKDRPGAVHELLWALYTTGRVRPSAVTGSEDEVERTGRPPSGEDRFPTTTVHGQPRTDEPHPARLYDYFLGGRTNFAADRIAAQHTVEAAPSVAVMARENRAFMLRAVRHLAGKAGVRQFLDLGSGIPTEPNLHQVAQAEAPASRVVYVDDDPVVHAHAQALLPGSPLGRTAFLRADAADPARVLASSEVRDGLDLDQPVALSLVGLLPFVADDREAQEMIRGFVAALAPGSFLTISHLTGDFGPEAADEVCDQYESLTGVRLEPRSRTRVAALLNGLDVVEPGIVAVHRWRSGRAEGDLAEEDARVGSYGAVARVR, via the coding sequence ATGTTGACGCTGGGCCACCTGACCGAGGGTGCGCCGCCGCTGCTGCGGTGGGCCAGCCTGGGCGACGCCCCCGACGACCCGGGCAGGGTGGTGGAGAGGATCACGCACTGCGGCCCGGACGGCCCGCCCGTGGGCGAACGTACGGAACGGGTGCTGATCGTCACGTCCGCCGACGGCGACCTGGAGTGGGTACGGCTACGTGCGGAGGACGCGGCGGGCGTGGTCCTCTGCGGCGTGCCCGGGGCACCGGGCGCAGCGGACTCGTCGCCCCCACCGGGCGGTACTCCGCGATCCGGCAGCGGACCAGCCACCGGCGCAGGCGGCACCGGCGGCGCCCCGCCCCCCGGAGGAACCGGGGCGGCCCCCACGGGAGCCGCCCCCAGCGGCCCCCTCGTTCTCGGCGAGACCGGCGAGATCCCCGACTGCGGCCTCGTCCCCGTCCTCACGCCCTTGATCCCCGGCGGCCCCGTAAGAGTCGCGGAGGCCCTCATGGGCGCCCAGATCGCGGAACTCAAGTCCGAGGTGCGCCAGGTCGAGACGTACGCCAACGTCGCCGCACACGCGATGGCCGAGGGCGGCGGCCCCCAGGGCGTACTGGAGTGGGTCTCCCGGGAGGCCGGTGCACGGGTGGAGGTCGTCGAGGGCCACCGCGAGCAGGACTGGCCCCCGGAGGTCGCCAGACAGACACCGCTGCTGCGTGAGCTGGTGCGGGGCCGCGAGCACGGTCCGGTCAGGGCCAGCGCTCACGGCCGCTACGTGGAGGTGTGGCCGGTGGGCGTCGGACCCCCGCACCGGCTGCTGATCGCCTCCCGCGACGAACCCTGGGGCGGGCGCGGCCGGTTCGGCCTGGAGCAGGTCGCCGTGATGGTGGCGGGGCTGCTGAGGGAGGAGGAGGTCACCGAGCGAGAGCGCAGGCTGCACGCGGCCGTGCAGGCGGCGCGGACCTCGGCGTTCCAGTACCTGATGGTGGGCGATGTGACGTCCGCGGGCCGCGCAGTGGAACCGCTGGCACCCGGCCTGATGGCCGCGGGCGTCGTACAGGTCGCCGTGGTGGAGCAGGCGCCCGGCGAGGACCGCGAGGAGGTGGCGGCTGAGGTCGAGGAGACGTTGCAGTGGGCGCGGGCGCTGATGGTGCTCTGCCCCGTGGACGACAGCCAGATCATCGTCATCTGGGACGGTGCGCAGGCACCGGTGCAGACCGTGCTGGAGCCCGTCGCCGAAGCCGACCCGGACCGCGCCGTGGGAGTCAGCGGACGCGGCCCCCTCGAACACGCAGCGCGCCTGTACGGTGCGGCGGCCGACAGCGTGGAGGCGGCCCGCCGCACACCCGGCGGCGTCGCCGTCCACGACGGGCGCCCGCCCCTCGCGGAACTGCTGGACGCCTCGGCCCGAGCGTGGGCCCGCGCCCTGCTGTCCCCTCTGGAACGCAACCTCGCCGCCGTCGAGCGTCGGCGCCTGCTGGAGGTGTGCAGCGCGGGCATCGCCATGGGCGCCCAGGGCGCCGGCCAGCTTCTGGGCCTGCACCGCGACACCGTCACCTCGCGGCTCGACGAACTGACCGCACGCGTCGGCCTTGACCGCGCGCTCCTGGGCGACCGGGCGAAACTGGACCTGGCGATGCGGCTGGCGGACCTTCCCCCGCCGGTGCCGGGCACCGCGCCCGTGGGCGGCGTACGTCAGGTGCTCGACCGGGAGGCCGCCTCGATGTGGGGAAACGGCGTGCTGTCCGGGCTCTCACCGAGGCTGCTGTCCGCCCTGACGACCTGGGTGCACCACGAACTGGACATGGAGGAGACCGCCGAGGAGCTGGGCATCTCCGACACCACGCTCGCCGGCTGGCTGCGCGAGGCGGGAACTCTCACGCATCTGCCGCTCCGCAAGGACAGACCCGGCGCCGTACACGAACTGCTGTGGGCGCTCTACACCACCGGCCGGGTCCGCCCCTCCGCCGTCACGGGCAGCGAGGACGAGGTCGAGCGCACCGGACGGCCCCCCTCCGGGGAGGACAGGTTCCCCACCACGACCGTCCATGGTCAGCCCCGCACCGACGAGCCCCACCCCGCGCGCCTCTACGACTACTTCCTCGGCGGCCGTACGAACTTCGCCGCCGACCGGATCGCCGCCCAGCACACCGTCGAGGCGGCACCGTCCGTCGCCGTCATGGCCCGGGAGAACCGGGCCTTCATGCTCCGCGCGGTACGTCATCTCGCCGGGAAGGCCGGGGTACGGCAGTTCCTCGACCTCGGCTCCGGCATCCCCACCGAGCCCAATCTCCATCAGGTCGCGCAGGCCGAGGCCCCCGCGTCCCGTGTGGTCTACGTCGACGACGACCCCGTCGTACACGCCCACGCACAGGCCCTGCTGCCCGGCAGCCCCCTGGGCCGTACGGCGTTCCTCAGGGCCGACGCCGCCGATCCCGCCCGCGTGCTGGCCTCCTCCGAGGTCCGCGACGGGCTGGACCTCGACCAGCCGGTGGCGCTCTCACTCGTCGGGCTGCTGCCGTTCGTCGCCGACGACCGCGAGGCGCAGGAGATGATCCGCGGCTTCGTCGCCGCGCTGGCCCCGGGCAGCTTCCTCACGATCTCCCACCTCACCGGCGACTTCGGCCCCGAGGCGGCGGATGAGGTGTGCGACCAGTACGAGTCACTCACCGGCGTACGTCTCGAACCCCGAAGCCGTACGCGGGTTGCGGCGCTGCTCAACGGACTCGACGTCGTCGAACCCGGGATCGTTGCCGTGCACCGCTGGCGCTCGGGCCGCGCCGAGGGCGATCTGGCCGAGGAGGACGCGCGGGTGGGGTCCTACGGGGCGGTCGCCCGCGTCCGATAG
- a CDS encoding rhodanese-like domain-containing protein, with protein sequence MPSAPFTVGTLSRRLESSTVIDVRTPGEYGAGHIPGAFNIPLDRLDEALPALRTAAARKSPEAEGTDVPDGRDGPVGPDGPEGAEGPEAAAQAEGLVVVCGSGARSATARDRLMSQGIAAVSLDGGTDAWAAAGHRLARTPGARAVWPMERQVRLAAGSLVLLGLLADLAVPGFRVLSFLIGGGLVFSALSNTCGMAAVLSKLPYNRRQTADSGLDATLATLTERSGATERKG encoded by the coding sequence GTGCCCTCCGCTCCGTTCACCGTCGGCACGCTCTCGCGCCGGTTGGAGAGCAGCACCGTCATCGACGTACGTACGCCCGGCGAGTACGGAGCGGGGCACATCCCCGGAGCGTTCAACATCCCCCTGGACCGCCTCGACGAGGCCCTGCCCGCGCTGCGTACGGCCGCCGCGAGGAAGAGCCCCGAAGCGGAAGGGACGGACGTGCCGGACGGACGCGATGGGCCGGTTGGACCGGACGGACCGGAAGGGGCAGAGGGGCCGGAAGCAGCAGCACAGGCGGAGGGGCTGGTCGTGGTCTGCGGCTCCGGAGCGCGTTCCGCCACCGCCCGCGACCGGCTCATGAGCCAGGGGATCGCCGCGGTCTCCCTCGACGGCGGCACCGACGCCTGGGCCGCCGCCGGCCACCGGCTCGCACGCACCCCGGGCGCACGCGCCGTATGGCCGATGGAGCGCCAAGTCAGGCTCGCGGCAGGCTCGTTGGTACTGCTCGGGCTGCTGGCCGACCTGGCGGTACCGGGGTTCCGTGTCCTTTCGTTCCTGATCGGCGGCGGGCTGGTCTTCTCCGCGCTCAGCAACACCTGCGGCATGGCAGCGGTGCTCTCGAAGCTTCCGTACAACCGCCGTCAGACCGCCGACTCGGGACTGGACGCCACACTCGCCACGTTGACGGAGCGGTCCGGTGCCACGGAACGGAAGGGCTGA
- a CDS encoding HAD family hydrolase, with amino-acid sequence MPDGEAPRLLCVEVYEGRPLSFMTETAARLLAETAGAAGEPTRTPPGQERCVFVPATTRTPEQYRRVRLPGGPPRYAVCANGGHLLVDGESDPEWHEHVRRRLAACAPLDEVSERLRTSSAEGDWVLKRRVADGLFAYLVVDRERLPTTWVKELAAWAAPRGWTVSLQGRKLYAVPGSLTKSAAVAEVARRTGATRIHAAGDSLLDADMLLAADGGWIPGHGELAGSGWRAAHVTALAERGVAAGERIVGEMHALAAATGA; translated from the coding sequence ATGCCGGACGGCGAGGCGCCGCGGCTGCTCTGCGTGGAGGTCTACGAGGGCAGGCCGCTGTCGTTCATGACGGAGACGGCCGCCCGGCTGCTGGCGGAGACGGCCGGAGCGGCGGGGGAGCCCACAAGGACGCCGCCCGGCCAGGAGCGCTGTGTCTTCGTGCCGGCCACCACCAGGACCCCGGAGCAGTACCGGCGAGTGCGCCTTCCCGGTGGCCCGCCGCGCTACGCGGTGTGCGCCAACGGCGGGCATCTGCTGGTCGACGGCGAGTCCGACCCGGAGTGGCACGAACACGTGCGTCGTCGACTGGCCGCCTGTGCCCCGCTGGACGAGGTCAGCGAGCGTCTGCGTACGTCGTCGGCGGAGGGCGACTGGGTGCTCAAACGACGCGTCGCGGACGGCCTGTTCGCCTACCTGGTCGTCGACCGGGAACGGCTGCCGACGACCTGGGTGAAGGAGCTGGCGGCGTGGGCGGCGCCACGCGGCTGGACGGTCTCGCTCCAGGGCCGGAAGCTCTACGCCGTGCCGGGGTCGCTGACGAAGAGCGCGGCTGTCGCCGAGGTCGCCCGTCGCACGGGAGCGACCCGGATACACGCCGCGGGCGACTCGCTGCTCGACGCGGACATGCTGCTCGCGGCTGACGGCGGCTGGATTCCCGGCCATGGGGAGCTGGCCGGCAGCGGCTGGCGCGCCGCCCATGTCACCGCGCTCGCGGAGCGCGGCGTGGCGGCGGGGGAGCGGATCGTGGGCGAGATGCACGCGCTGGCGGCGGCGACCGGGGCCTGA
- a CDS encoding phosphoribosyltransferase, whose translation MRDPASDAVRDPVSDVLSDPVGEPAGAANDPVRGASAADGVWSGDWVAKRLDVTLTGDGLRELTGLALRRNPKRAHLLVSLVLGKHVPERPGTVYGVGLRLGRRVRALLGDSLADAAVVLGYAETATALGHSVADGIGGVTYMHSTRRPVPGVATAGGFEEEHSHATSHLLLPEDPALLEGDGPLVLVDDEFSTGRTVRNTISALHRRSPRERYVVVALTDMRSADDAAALEKSAAELGARVDVVALARGRVSLPHDVLERGRRLVAEAGAQGGGGAEADAPPEKARAAPAPTRVDLGWPPHLPDGGRHGFTAAHRARLDAALPGMAARLASALSDAGLPAAGVRERAERRDGSGGRTPRVLVLGCEELMYVPLRLAAALEERLGARAEVRFSTTTRSPVLALDDPSYAVRTCLTFPAHDEPAPDGAADGARAGSGTGTVLAGGGTGVLADCRYAYNVAPGRDPGRRFDAVVVVTDSTADTPALHAAGGLLDRLREHTGSVLLAPVPSYRPLPQPLRGPAFSSYAPDEVGWLLQDLSDVELEAPTEEREEAIQSGGAHYAESLPVEYQPSPEYERLFHQALEVSAGRVARAVGAVTETVIAERAVRGTGRPVLVSLARAGTPVGVLMRRWAQRAHGLDLPHYAVSIVRGRGIDANALRWIASHHDPADVVFVDGWTGKGAITRELADALAQSGVRSEFAAFDPEIAVLADPGGCVRTYGTREDFLIPSACLNSTVSGLISRTVLRADLVGPHDYHGAKCYRALAESDVSGRFLDAITGRFGEVAAGAAEDAAALLASDDREPTWSGKRAVERISEEYGIGDVNLVKPGVGETTRVMLRRVPWRVLTRQGAGRDLDHVRLLAEQRGVPVEETDGLPYSCVGLIHPRYTRGATGADGRSTR comes from the coding sequence ATGCGTGACCCGGCGAGTGATGCGGTGCGCGATCCGGTGAGTGACGTGCTGAGCGACCCGGTGGGCGAACCGGCGGGCGCCGCGAACGATCCGGTGCGCGGTGCGTCCGCGGCGGACGGAGTGTGGTCCGGCGATTGGGTCGCGAAGCGGCTCGATGTGACGCTGACCGGCGACGGCCTGCGTGAACTGACCGGCCTCGCCCTGCGGCGCAACCCCAAGCGTGCCCATCTGCTGGTCTCGCTCGTCCTCGGCAAGCATGTGCCGGAACGTCCCGGCACCGTCTATGGCGTGGGCCTCCGGCTGGGCCGCCGCGTACGCGCGCTGCTGGGCGACTCCCTCGCGGACGCCGCGGTCGTCCTCGGCTACGCGGAGACGGCCACCGCCCTGGGGCACAGCGTCGCCGACGGCATCGGCGGCGTCACATACATGCACTCGACGCGGCGGCCCGTGCCGGGAGTCGCCACCGCCGGCGGCTTCGAGGAGGAGCACAGCCACGCGACTTCCCATCTGCTGCTCCCGGAGGACCCGGCACTGCTGGAGGGGGACGGCCCGCTCGTGCTCGTGGACGACGAGTTCTCCACAGGCCGTACGGTGCGCAACACCATCTCCGCGCTGCACCGGCGCAGCCCCCGTGAGCGCTATGTGGTCGTGGCCCTCACCGATATGCGCTCGGCCGACGACGCGGCGGCACTGGAGAAGTCCGCCGCCGAACTGGGCGCCCGCGTCGATGTGGTGGCGCTCGCCCGGGGCCGGGTCTCGCTGCCGCACGATGTGCTGGAGCGCGGCCGTCGCCTCGTGGCGGAGGCCGGGGCGCAGGGGGGCGGCGGGGCGGAGGCCGATGCCCCGCCGGAGAAGGCTCGGGCCGCGCCCGCGCCGACGCGGGTGGACCTCGGCTGGCCCCCGCACCTTCCTGACGGGGGCAGACACGGCTTCACCGCCGCACACCGCGCCCGGCTGGACGCCGCGCTGCCAGGCATGGCCGCTCGCCTGGCGTCCGCGCTGAGCGACGCGGGCCTGCCCGCCGCCGGTGTGCGAGAGCGCGCCGAGCGCCGCGACGGCAGCGGGGGCCGCACTCCGCGCGTACTGGTGCTGGGCTGCGAGGAGTTGATGTACGTACCGCTGCGTCTCGCCGCCGCCCTGGAGGAACGGCTCGGAGCGCGGGCGGAGGTGCGCTTCTCCACGACGACGCGTTCGCCGGTGCTCGCGCTGGACGACCCGTCGTACGCCGTACGTACGTGCCTGACCTTCCCCGCGCACGACGAGCCGGCGCCGGACGGCGCCGCGGACGGCGCCCGTGCCGGAAGCGGTACCGGCACCGTCCTTGCCGGAGGCGGCACCGGAGTCCTTGCCGACTGCCGCTACGCCTACAACGTCGCCCCCGGCCGCGACCCGGGCCGCCGCTTCGACGCCGTCGTCGTCGTGACCGACTCCACCGCCGACACCCCGGCACTCCACGCCGCCGGCGGTCTGCTGGACCGGCTGCGCGAGCACACCGGCAGCGTCCTGCTCGCCCCTGTCCCCTCCTACCGCCCGCTGCCTCAGCCCCTGCGCGGCCCCGCCTTCTCGTCGTACGCGCCCGACGAGGTGGGCTGGCTGCTCCAGGACCTCTCGGACGTCGAGTTGGAGGCCCCCACGGAGGAGCGCGAGGAGGCGATCCAGAGCGGCGGCGCCCACTACGCGGAGTCGCTGCCCGTCGAATACCAGCCGAGCCCGGAGTACGAACGCCTCTTCCACCAGGCCCTGGAGGTCTCCGCCGGCCGGGTAGCCCGCGCCGTGGGCGCCGTGACGGAGACGGTCATCGCCGAACGGGCAGTGCGCGGCACCGGCCGTCCCGTGCTGGTGTCGCTCGCCCGCGCGGGCACGCCCGTAGGCGTACTGATGCGGCGCTGGGCGCAGCGGGCCCATGGGCTCGATCTGCCGCACTACGCCGTGTCCATCGTGCGCGGACGCGGAATCGACGCCAACGCCCTGCGCTGGATCGCCTCCCACCACGACCCGGCCGACGTCGTCTTCGTCGACGGCTGGACGGGCAAGGGCGCGATCACCCGCGAACTCGCCGATGCGCTGGCGCAGTCGGGGGTGCGGTCGGAGTTCGCGGCGTTCGATCCGGAGATCGCGGTGCTGGCCGACCCGGGCGGCTGTGTGCGCACCTACGGCACTCGGGAGGACTTCCTCATACCCTCGGCCTGTCTCAACTCGACTGTCTCCGGGCTGATTTCGCGCACCGTGCTACGTGCCGACCTCGTCGGTCCGCATGACTACCACGGCGCCAAGTGCTACCGGGCGCTTGCCGAATCCGACGTCTCCGGCCGCTTCCTGGACGCGATCACGGGCCGCTTCGGAGAGGTCGCCGCGGGGGCAGCCGAGGACGCCGCCGCGCTGCTCGCGTCCGACGACCGGGAGCCGACGTGGTCGGGCAAGCGTGCGGTGGAACGGATAAGCGAGGAGTACGGCATAGGCGACGTCAATCTCGTGAAGCCCGGAGTCGGTGAGACGACGCGGGTGATGCTGCGGCGGGTGCCGTGGCGGGTGCTGACGCGGCAGGGCGCGGGCCGTGACCTCGATCATGTGCGGCTGCTGGCGGAGCAGCGCGGCGTACCGGTGGAGGAGACGGACGGGCTTCCGTACAGCTGTGTGGGGCTGATCCATCCCCGCTATACGCGAGGTGCCACGGGCGCGGACGGCAGGAGCACCCGATGA